The following are from one region of the Cytobacillus firmus genome:
- the cccB gene encoding cytochrome c551 — MKKKLLALLMGTSLVLAACGGGDDAAEDKDTSTNGGGETTTDTADAGDAQKLYEQKCSSCHGANLEGGVGPALDKIGANLSQEDIENTIANGKGAMPKGLLQGEEASAVASWLAGKK; from the coding sequence GTGAAGAAGAAGCTATTAGCACTACTGATGGGTACATCTTTAGTTCTTGCAGCCTGCGGCGGCGGAGACGATGCTGCTGAAGACAAGGACACTTCGACAAACGGCGGCGGTGAAACAACAACTGATACGGCTGACGCTGGCGATGCACAAAAGCTTTATGAACAGAAATGTTCAAGCTGTCACGGTGCAAATCTTGAAGGCGGTGTAGGGCCTGCACTTGATAAGATCGGTGCAAACCTATCACAGGAAGATATTGAAAACACGATAGCTAACGGTAAAGGAGCTATGCCAAAAGGATTGCTTCAGGGAGAAGAAGCTTCTGCTGTAGCATCTTGGCTGGCAGGCAAGAAATAA
- the ftsE gene encoding cell division ATP-binding protein FtsE encodes MIEMKDVYKRYPNGVTAASGIDIHIKQGEFVYVVGPSGAGKSTFIKMMYREEKPSSGTITIDGVNLATLKNAKVPLMRRKIGVVFQDFKLLPTLTVYENVAFALEVIEEHPKNIKKQVMETLDLVGLKHKARMLPTELSGGEQQRVSIARSIVNSPKVVIADEPTGNLDPDTSWEIMNIFDEINTRGTTVVMATHNKEIVNTIKHRVIAIEGGRIVRDEQRGDYGYES; translated from the coding sequence ATGATTGAAATGAAAGACGTATATAAGAGATATCCCAATGGCGTTACAGCTGCCAGCGGGATTGATATTCATATTAAGCAAGGTGAGTTTGTTTATGTAGTAGGACCGAGTGGAGCCGGTAAATCCACTTTTATCAAAATGATGTACCGGGAAGAAAAGCCTTCGAGCGGAACGATCACCATTGACGGAGTGAATCTGGCTACATTGAAGAATGCAAAGGTGCCGCTAATGCGCCGTAAAATCGGGGTTGTTTTCCAGGACTTTAAGCTACTCCCAACTTTGACTGTTTATGAGAATGTTGCTTTTGCTCTTGAGGTTATTGAAGAGCATCCGAAGAATATTAAAAAACAAGTCATGGAAACTTTGGACCTTGTAGGTTTAAAGCATAAGGCAAGAATGCTTCCGACTGAACTGTCAGGCGGGGAGCAGCAGCGTGTTTCTATCGCCAGATCAATCGTTAACTCTCCAAAGGTCGTGATAGCGGACGAGCCTACAGGAAACCTTGACCCGGATACCTCATGGGAAATCATGAACATCTTTGATGAAATCAACACGAGAGGAACGACTGTGGTCATGGCAACTCATAATAAAGAAATTGTTAACACGATTAAGCACCGCGTTATTGCCATTGAAGGCGGAAGAATTGTGCGTGACGAGCAAAGAGGTGATTACGGCTATGAAAGCTAG
- a CDS encoding LarC family nickel insertion protein, with amino-acid sequence MNILFIDCGISGIAGDMSLAAFTELGVELSSVERKLKSVIKEEFSLGTKKVVKKGISSTELVIHTEEEKHSHRHYTHIKKAIEESELEEAEKETALQMFETIGLAEAKIHDSTLEKVHFHEVGGVDSMIDIIGTAIAYNTLNIEKVVCTPVAAGNGYINIAHGLYPVPAPATLEILKDIPLRKTDIQSELTTPTGAAIVRTLANEFGNMPSMKVQKIGYGAGSKDFKSHPNVVRFVIGEQ; translated from the coding sequence ATGAACATATTATTTATAGATTGCGGTATTTCTGGCATTGCTGGAGATATGTCTCTGGCAGCCTTCACAGAATTGGGCGTTGAATTATCAAGTGTAGAAAGAAAGCTTAAATCTGTAATTAAGGAAGAGTTTTCGCTAGGGACAAAAAAGGTTGTAAAGAAGGGGATCTCCAGTACGGAATTAGTCATTCATACAGAAGAAGAAAAACACTCACATCGCCACTATACACACATAAAAAAAGCAATTGAAGAATCTGAGCTTGAAGAGGCAGAAAAAGAAACAGCCTTACAAATGTTTGAAACGATAGGATTAGCAGAGGCAAAAATACATGACAGCACTCTCGAAAAGGTGCATTTCCATGAAGTTGGAGGTGTAGACTCGATGATTGATATTATAGGGACCGCAATTGCTTACAATACATTAAACATTGAAAAGGTAGTCTGCACTCCGGTTGCTGCAGGAAATGGATATATCAATATTGCGCATGGCCTTTATCCTGTACCAGCCCCGGCTACATTGGAAATTCTAAAAGATATTCCTTTGCGGAAGACTGACATTCAAAGTGAATTGACGACACCTACTGGTGCTGCCATTGTCCGTACCCTGGCTAATGAGTTCGGGAATATGCCTTCCATGAAAGTTCAGAAAATAGGATATGGCGCAGGGTCAAAGGATTTCAAATCCCACCCAAATGTTGTCAGGTTTGTGATCGGAGAACAATAA
- a CDS encoding YitT family protein, with protein sequence MGKYRRGYTNSTKAERMLEYLYVLIGSGIVAVAFNVFLLPNRIASGGVSGISTILDAVVGWEPAYVQWAFNIPLFIAGVLLLGKQFGAKTLAGTIFLPFVVFLTKEYEPWTSDPLLASLFGGIGVGLGLGIVFRGKASTGGTDLAAQIINKYTGLSLGTCVAIIDGLIVLSAAIIFDIEQGLYALIALYVTSKTIDLIQLGFSRTKMALIITEKQSEVREGILNKIDRGVTKLSAYGGYTDHERPVLMCVVDQTEFTKLKQLVQTIDPTAFIIVTDASEVLGEGFKRA encoded by the coding sequence ATGGGCAAATATAGAAGAGGATATACTAATAGTACAAAAGCGGAGAGAATGCTGGAGTATTTATACGTTTTGATAGGGTCAGGTATTGTAGCGGTCGCGTTTAATGTGTTTTTGCTTCCCAATCGGATTGCATCAGGCGGGGTAAGCGGGATCAGTACGATCCTGGATGCGGTTGTTGGCTGGGAGCCTGCTTATGTACAGTGGGCATTTAATATACCGCTTTTTATTGCTGGTGTGCTGCTGCTTGGAAAACAATTTGGAGCAAAGACTCTGGCCGGGACAATTTTCCTGCCGTTTGTTGTTTTTCTGACGAAGGAATATGAGCCATGGACATCCGATCCGCTGCTCGCATCTCTGTTTGGCGGAATTGGTGTCGGCCTTGGTTTAGGAATTGTTTTCAGGGGTAAAGCATCTACAGGAGGGACAGACCTTGCAGCACAGATTATTAACAAGTATACAGGTTTGTCTCTTGGTACTTGTGTTGCGATAATCGATGGATTGATCGTATTGTCCGCTGCGATTATTTTTGACATAGAGCAGGGGCTGTATGCCTTGATTGCTTTATATGTAACAAGCAAAACAATCGATCTCATACAGCTTGGATTCAGCCGGACAAAGATGGCTTTAATCATTACTGAAAAACAAAGTGAAGTTCGTGAAGGAATTTTGAATAAAATTGACCGTGGTGTGACAAAACTATCAGCATACGGTGGTTATACCGACCATGAACGTCCGGTCCTGATGTGTGTGGTGGATCAGACAGAGTTCACAAAATTGAAACAACTGGTTCAAACCATTGATCCTACTGCATTTATCATAGTTACGGATGCTTCTGAGGTGTTGGGCGAGGGTTTCAAACGAGCGTAG
- the larE gene encoding ATP-dependent sacrificial sulfur transferase LarE, producing MNIHNSLVKEQKLKEILSKMERIIIAFSGGVDSTYLLKVALDTLGKENVLAITADSESFPPSELEETIRIANAIDAPHQIIKMSELSIPGYSENDSNRCYYCKKGLFENLYPIMIEKGYHNLTFGLIKDDLGEHRPGVKAAIEKNVRGPLAEADITKEDIRIRSKELGLDTWDKPSLACLSSRIAYGEKITIEKLRKVDEAEQFIKGFGIKQVRVRVHNEIARIEVDPSDMNELLKYHKEISEQLKLIGFKYTAMDLAGYKSGSMNKLLEGTAL from the coding sequence ATGAATATACATAATAGTTTAGTCAAAGAACAAAAGCTGAAGGAAATACTTTCAAAGATGGAGCGGATTATTATTGCATTTTCGGGAGGGGTAGATAGTACCTACTTATTAAAGGTGGCTTTAGATACCTTAGGTAAAGAAAATGTGCTTGCTATTACAGCCGACTCGGAATCTTTTCCTCCTTCCGAGCTGGAAGAAACTATTCGAATCGCCAATGCCATTGATGCCCCACATCAAATTATTAAGATGTCAGAACTCTCCATTCCCGGATATTCGGAAAATGATTCAAACAGATGCTATTACTGTAAAAAGGGACTGTTTGAAAATTTGTATCCAATTATGATTGAAAAAGGGTATCATAACTTGACTTTTGGTCTCATTAAAGATGATTTAGGAGAACATCGCCCTGGTGTAAAGGCTGCTATTGAAAAAAATGTAAGAGGCCCTCTGGCCGAGGCTGATATAACGAAAGAAGATATCAGGATTCGTTCCAAGGAGCTGGGACTTGATACATGGGACAAACCCTCACTCGCATGTTTATCCTCCAGAATAGCATATGGTGAAAAAATCACAATTGAGAAGTTGAGAAAAGTTGATGAGGCCGAGCAGTTTATTAAGGGATTTGGAATTAAGCAGGTCCGTGTCAGAGTTCACAATGAAATTGCAAGAATCGAAGTTGATCCGTCAGATATGAATGAACTCTTAAAGTATCATAAAGAAATCTCTGAGCAATTAAAATTGATTGGATTTAAATATACAGCTATGGACCTGGCTGGATATAAAAGCGGAAGTATGAATAAATTGCTGGAAGGAACAGCTTTATAA
- a CDS encoding bifunctional 4-hydroxy-2-oxoglutarate aldolase/2-dehydro-3-deoxy-phosphogluconate aldolase, giving the protein MSTLEELKKSKIVAVIRGARQDQILPIAHALLAGGVSTFEITVETPKVCSLIEKVKEEFGNQTIVGAGTVLDPETARAVIMSGAEFIFSPIVNKETIKLAKRYGVLSIPGALTPTEILTAYENGGDLIKVFPADVMGVSYFKSLQGPLPHIPLMPTGGIDVKNIREYLKAGAVAAGVGSSLVNAKNLNSEEDYLKLTEKAKEFSELINF; this is encoded by the coding sequence GTGAGCACGTTAGAAGAGTTAAAGAAGAGCAAGATTGTTGCTGTTATTCGCGGTGCACGTCAGGATCAGATTTTGCCCATTGCTCATGCGCTGCTGGCCGGCGGTGTCAGCACATTTGAGATAACAGTAGAAACACCAAAAGTATGCTCATTAATAGAAAAAGTAAAAGAAGAGTTTGGAAACCAGACAATTGTAGGGGCAGGGACCGTGCTGGATCCTGAAACAGCGCGTGCAGTCATTATGTCTGGAGCGGAGTTCATATTTTCGCCAATCGTTAATAAGGAAACCATTAAACTGGCAAAACGTTACGGTGTCCTCAGTATCCCTGGTGCCCTCACCCCAACTGAAATCCTGACAGCCTATGAAAATGGCGGAGATCTTATTAAGGTGTTCCCAGCCGATGTCATGGGTGTCTCTTATTTCAAGAGCCTGCAGGGGCCGCTTCCGCATATTCCGCTGATGCCAACCGGGGGTATTGATGTCAAAAATATCCGGGAATATTTAAAAGCGGGGGCAGTTGCCGCAGGAGTAGGCAGTTCGTTAGTAAATGCAAAAAATCTAAATTCGGAAGAGGATTATTTGAAACTGACTGAAAAGGCAAAGGAATTTTCTGAATTAATAAATTTCTAA
- a CDS encoding sugar kinase: MDVVTIGETMALFTPNEEGMLRHAHSFSMKFGGAESNVAIGLSRLGHRSRWISRLGEDEFGDAMLSFIRGEGVDVSYVTRDQTAPTGVFFKEFRRLNDTRVYYYRKDSAASRMNADWLLDESILDAEYLHLTGITPGLSLSCREMLEKAIRIAKGNGTKIVFDPNLRLKIWRDEEEARQFLKKYASESDIVLPGISEAEFLFGTFSPEEYVEKFHDLGIETVIMKLGKEGSLISSSSGLVKKIPGFTVERVIDPVGAGDAFAAGVLSGLLDGKLLEEAVLQGNAMGAMVTMVNGDAEGLPTRSDLVSFMKGNLEDVTR; the protein is encoded by the coding sequence ATGGATGTTGTAACAATCGGGGAAACGATGGCTCTTTTTACACCGAATGAGGAGGGCATGCTTCGCCATGCCCATTCTTTTTCAATGAAATTTGGCGGGGCAGAATCCAATGTCGCCATCGGATTGAGCCGTCTCGGACATCGTTCGAGATGGATCAGCCGTCTTGGGGAGGACGAATTCGGTGATGCTATGCTGTCATTCATCCGCGGCGAAGGAGTGGATGTTTCCTATGTGACGCGCGATCAAACTGCGCCGACAGGCGTATTTTTTAAAGAGTTCAGGCGCTTGAATGACACGCGTGTCTATTATTATAGAAAAGATTCTGCGGCCAGCAGAATGAATGCCGACTGGCTTTTGGATGAGTCCATTTTAGATGCTGAATATCTTCATCTTACAGGCATTACGCCAGGACTAAGCCTCTCATGCCGGGAGATGCTTGAAAAGGCAATCCGGATAGCAAAAGGAAATGGGACGAAAATCGTTTTTGATCCAAATCTCCGTTTGAAAATTTGGCGTGATGAAGAAGAAGCACGGCAATTTTTGAAAAAATATGCTTCTGAAAGTGATATAGTCCTTCCTGGCATTTCGGAAGCAGAGTTTCTGTTCGGCACATTTTCACCTGAGGAATATGTAGAGAAATTTCATGATCTTGGGATTGAAACAGTCATTATGAAATTGGGAAAAGAAGGGTCGCTAATATCATCTTCATCGGGTTTGGTGAAGAAAATCCCAGGCTTTACGGTTGAGCGGGTAATCGATCCTGTTGGAGCGGGTGATGCATTTGCTGCAGGTGTCCTTTCAGGACTGCTGGACGGAAAATTGCTTGAAGAAGCAGTACTGCAGGGCAACGCGATGGGAGCAATGGTAACAATGGTGAATGGAGATGCAGAAGGCTTGCCAACTCGATCTGATCTTGTGTCCTTTATGAAAGGCAATCTGGAAGATGTTACGAGATAA
- the larB gene encoding nickel pincer cofactor biosynthesis protein LarB, which produces MQSYTTHILAQLKNGHLSIEEAEEQLKGFTDYGFAKVDDEREFRQGFPEVIFGAGKTTEQILHIFKHLVYKGNTVLATRVDPKSAEEVCRQVDGAVYDSSGRTLLYKPEDYELKTEKKIGVICAGTSDIPVAREAEVTIEAMGHHYESFYDIGVAGIHRLFAQIDEIKKCDVLIVVAGMEGALPSVVGGLVSTPVIAVPTSIGYGAHLNGITSLLSMLNTCASGVTVVNIDNGFGAGYSASLMLRV; this is translated from the coding sequence ATGCAATCTTATACTACACATATTTTAGCACAATTAAAAAATGGCCATCTTTCAATTGAGGAAGCTGAGGAACAATTGAAGGGCTTTACAGATTACGGATTTGCCAAAGTGGACGATGAGCGTGAATTCAGACAAGGATTTCCTGAGGTTATCTTTGGGGCAGGCAAAACCACAGAACAAATTTTACATATATTTAAGCATTTGGTTTATAAGGGGAATACCGTTTTAGCTACAAGGGTTGACCCAAAATCTGCAGAAGAAGTATGCAGGCAGGTGGATGGAGCTGTATATGATTCATCCGGCAGAACACTTTTGTATAAGCCTGAGGATTATGAACTGAAGACGGAGAAGAAAATTGGGGTTATCTGTGCAGGGACTTCTGACATTCCTGTGGCCCGGGAGGCAGAAGTGACGATTGAAGCTATGGGACACCATTACGAAAGTTTTTATGATATTGGAGTAGCGGGGATTCATCGTTTATTTGCGCAAATTGACGAGATTAAAAAGTGTGATGTATTGATTGTTGTAGCGGGAATGGAAGGTGCACTTCCCAGTGTAGTCGGGGGATTGGTTTCCACTCCTGTTATAGCGGTTCCGACCAGCATAGGATATGGTGCACACTTAAATGGCATTACATCTTTGTTAAGCATGCTTAACACATGCGCTTCCGGCGTAACGGTGGTGAATATAGACAATGGATTTGGTGCGGGCTACTCAGCTTCTTTGATGCTAAGAGTCTGA
- the larC gene encoding nickel insertion protein, with amino-acid sequence MQHGQEHTDHDMIKIEVNLDDIPGEWLGHVMDLLFQSGANDVFYIPIYMKKNRPGTMLQVLCENKKKSEMMNIIFRETTTLGVRYYPLSVNRLGRKFRKVETQWGTVSVKEGLMQGEIVQQAPEFSDCKAISEQYGIPLKLVFQEVWKHLK; translated from the coding sequence ATGCAGCATGGCCAAGAGCATACTGATCATGACATGATCAAAATTGAAGTAAATCTGGACGACATTCCTGGAGAATGGCTGGGACATGTTATGGATTTATTGTTTCAATCCGGGGCCAATGATGTCTTTTATATTCCGATATACATGAAGAAAAATCGGCCTGGTACCATGCTCCAGGTTTTGTGTGAAAATAAGAAAAAATCCGAGATGATGAATATCATTTTTAGAGAAACCACCACATTGGGTGTGCGATACTACCCGCTTTCTGTAAATCGGCTTGGCCGGAAATTTCGTAAGGTCGAAACACAATGGGGGACCGTCTCTGTTAAAGAGGGGCTGATGCAAGGTGAAATTGTTCAGCAAGCCCCGGAATTCAGTGATTGCAAAGCTATATCTGAGCAATACGGAATCCCATTAAAATTGGTTTTTCAAGAGGTTTGGAAGCACCTGAAATAA
- a CDS encoding dihydrodipicolinate synthase family protein encodes MSFHGIIPPVVTLFDEAGNLDLELNRRYLDKLISRNTHGILLMGSSGEFSSLSIEERKLYVREMIKHIHGRVKVMVGVGHTALKEVLELTSYAEEQGADGVLVVSPYYWKLSDDQLYRFYSTVANHTELPVFIYNIPQLTGQNLPVELIVKLAKDYPNISGIKETVGDFGHIRQVITEVKKVRPDFLVFSAFDEHMLPALMIGAAGSINGSAVFAPEVSVDLYESYQRGDLAEARNNHQQISRLMDVYTYCPTFFTTMKEAVHQRWFEKAAGHRVPFDVYPADLRENVRSLLQTIKTKEGVQL; translated from the coding sequence ATGAGCTTTCATGGAATTATTCCCCCGGTTGTCACTTTATTTGATGAAGCGGGAAATTTGGATTTGGAGCTGAATAGAAGGTATCTTGATAAGCTGATTTCTCGGAATACTCATGGGATATTGCTGATGGGCAGCTCAGGTGAGTTTTCTTCTCTTTCCATCGAAGAGCGGAAGCTTTATGTCAGGGAAATGATTAAACATATCCATGGGCGCGTAAAAGTTATGGTTGGTGTGGGCCACACAGCTCTTAAGGAAGTCCTTGAACTGACTTCTTATGCAGAGGAACAGGGAGCAGATGGTGTGCTTGTTGTCAGCCCTTACTATTGGAAGCTTTCGGATGATCAGCTTTATCGCTTTTATTCAACTGTTGCCAATCATACAGAGCTTCCCGTGTTTATTTACAATATCCCGCAATTAACCGGCCAAAATTTGCCGGTTGAGCTAATCGTCAAATTGGCCAAAGACTATCCGAACATTTCTGGCATTAAAGAAACTGTCGGTGATTTTGGCCATATTCGGCAGGTAATTACAGAAGTGAAAAAGGTCCGTCCTGATTTCCTTGTTTTCTCAGCCTTTGACGAGCATATGCTCCCGGCCCTGATGATTGGCGCCGCTGGCAGCATCAATGGCAGTGCTGTATTTGCTCCAGAAGTCTCAGTAGATTTATATGAATCTTATCAAAGAGGGGATTTAGCTGAAGCCCGGAATAACCACCAGCAAATCTCCAGGCTGATGGATGTTTATACGTATTGCCCGACCTTTTTTACAACGATGAAAGAAGCTGTTCATCAGCGCTGGTTTGAAAAAGCAGCAGGCCATCGTGTTCCGTTTGATGTATACCCTGCCGATCTACGTGAAAATGTTCGAAGTTTATTACAAACTATTAAAACGAAAGAAGGCGTCCAATTATGA
- a CDS encoding U32 family peptidase translates to MKESRELLEQLGYPSSDFQELPTSAKRFPDGAQYRVEIPSVEGPEALKATLEEIDRLGLTIHRVSQGSGIMLQTDEEIKEMCELTAERGMELSLFVGPRGTWDISAAPFTSGGKSQALRHEGADQLVYAMEDLKRGAELGLRGALVADEGLLLLTKEMKKKGQLPEDFVVKVSVQMGSANPVSVKLMQDIGADTYNVPSALPLAKLAAIRQSIDIPIDLYVEVPDNFGGFLRYYEIPEIIRVLAPVYIKFGLRNHPDVYPSGKQWESTNISLVKERVRRASIGIQMIERYYPEAVTSKLGAEGLGVPKAEKTLAK, encoded by the coding sequence ATGAAAGAATCCCGCGAATTGCTTGAACAATTAGGCTATCCATCCAGCGATTTTCAAGAATTGCCGACATCAGCAAAAAGATTCCCGGACGGTGCACAATACCGGGTTGAGATTCCAAGTGTTGAAGGGCCTGAAGCGTTAAAAGCCACGCTTGAAGAAATCGATCGCCTTGGCTTGACGATTCACCGCGTTTCTCAGGGAAGCGGCATTATGCTTCAAACAGATGAGGAAATCAAAGAAATGTGCGAACTGACAGCAGAACGAGGAATGGAGTTAAGCTTATTTGTAGGACCAAGAGGCACTTGGGATATCAGTGCAGCTCCGTTTACATCGGGGGGCAAATCACAGGCGCTTCGCCATGAGGGAGCGGATCAGCTTGTTTATGCTATGGAAGATTTAAAGCGCGGTGCTGAACTGGGCTTAAGAGGCGCACTTGTAGCTGATGAGGGGCTTCTTCTATTAACAAAAGAAATGAAGAAAAAGGGCCAGCTTCCTGAAGACTTCGTTGTAAAGGTATCTGTGCAAATGGGCTCGGCAAACCCTGTTTCAGTAAAACTGATGCAGGATATCGGAGCAGATACGTATAATGTGCCTTCTGCATTGCCGCTCGCAAAGCTTGCTGCAATCCGCCAGTCCATTGATATTCCAATTGACTTGTACGTGGAGGTTCCGGATAATTTCGGCGGATTCCTGCGCTACTACGAAATCCCGGAAATCATTCGGGTGCTCGCTCCCGTTTATATTAAATTTGGCCTTCGCAATCACCCGGATGTGTATCCTTCCGGAAAGCAATGGGAAAGCACGAATATCTCACTCGTAAAAGAGCGTGTACGCCGTGCTTCCATTGGTATTCAAATGATTGAACGCTACTATCCGGAAGCAGTTACTTCAAAGCTTGGTGCAGAAGGGCTTGGGGTTCCGAAGGCTGAAAAAACGCTAGCTAAATAA
- a CDS encoding C-terminal binding protein, with the protein MAFKVLLTDYEFENLKYEEDVFKESGLDIEFVKAQCKTEDEVAEQAKHADAILNQYAPISRRVIESLENTKVISRYGVGVNTIDLDAANEKGITVANVPDYGMEEVSNHALALLLSWARKVTLLNNEVKRGNWDFKACVPIHRFTNQTVGVLGFGRIPRRFIEKVKPLGFKLAAYDPFVSAEDMASAGVQKMELDEIISEADYLSVHVPLIKDTFHLLNADRFSQMKKNAVIINTARGPIIDEKALIEALENGKIAGAALDVAEEEPISIDSPLLHMDNVIITPHSAWYSEEAMVELRQKAAKNIVQVLKGEKTPYALT; encoded by the coding sequence ATGGCATTTAAAGTACTTTTAACAGACTATGAATTTGAAAATCTCAAATATGAGGAAGACGTATTTAAAGAAAGCGGTCTTGATATTGAATTCGTCAAAGCGCAGTGCAAAACGGAAGATGAGGTGGCCGAGCAGGCCAAACATGCTGACGCCATTTTAAATCAATACGCACCAATCTCAAGACGTGTAATAGAATCCCTTGAAAATACCAAGGTGATTTCCCGCTATGGTGTTGGTGTGAACACGATTGATTTAGATGCAGCCAATGAAAAAGGCATTACCGTAGCTAACGTTCCTGATTATGGGATGGAAGAGGTATCAAACCACGCACTGGCTCTTCTTTTATCATGGGCCCGTAAAGTGACTCTATTAAATAATGAAGTAAAAAGAGGAAATTGGGATTTCAAAGCTTGTGTCCCTATTCACCGTTTTACCAATCAAACAGTAGGAGTTCTTGGATTCGGGCGCATTCCAAGAAGATTTATTGAAAAGGTAAAACCTCTTGGCTTTAAATTGGCCGCATATGATCCCTTTGTTTCCGCAGAGGATATGGCATCAGCCGGAGTGCAAAAAATGGAGCTGGATGAAATCATAAGTGAAGCCGACTATTTATCGGTACATGTTCCGTTAATTAAGGATACCTTCCATTTATTAAATGCAGACCGATTTAGCCAAATGAAGAAAAATGCTGTCATCATTAACACTGCACGTGGTCCGATTATTGATGAAAAGGCCCTGATAGAAGCGCTTGAAAATGGCAAAATAGCAGGTGCCGCTCTCGATGTAGCCGAAGAAGAGCCAATTAGCATCGATAGCCCGCTTCTTCATATGGATAATGTCATTATTACTCCGCACAGCGCATGGTATTCAGAGGAAGCCATGGTGGAGCTAAGACAAAAGGCTGCGAAAAATATCGTACAGGTTTTAAAAGGTGAAAAAACACCTTATGCCCTTACGTAA
- a CDS encoding HoxN/HupN/NixA family nickel/cobalt transporter, whose amino-acid sequence MLESGLLSILLLGFTLGIKHSTEPDHIIAVSTIASQTKRLVRSSLSGVFWGLGHTLMLLLFGVTVIALNQHIPGPLALSLELAVGIMLIYLGFTGFKDNKQQRPNTKHYHKKSFIIGGIHGLAGSAALVLLTTAQAQTELQAFLFILIFGAGTIIGMLLFTTVLGLPFLITSHAQKKIHLNLIRISSVASVLYGIYYIFEVGSDLFL is encoded by the coding sequence ATGCTTGAAAGCGGATTACTTTCTATATTATTGCTTGGTTTCACATTAGGAATAAAACATTCAACAGAGCCCGATCACATTATCGCGGTTTCAACAATTGCAAGCCAGACAAAGCGCTTGGTTCGCTCTTCGCTCTCAGGTGTTTTCTGGGGGCTGGGCCACACGTTAATGCTCCTGTTATTTGGGGTAACGGTTATAGCGCTTAATCAGCATATTCCTGGCCCTCTTGCTCTTTCTCTTGAATTGGCAGTGGGCATAATGCTTATATATCTTGGCTTTACTGGCTTTAAGGACAATAAACAGCAAAGGCCGAACACAAAGCATTATCACAAGAAGTCTTTTATCATTGGTGGGATTCATGGTCTGGCTGGCAGTGCAGCTTTAGTTCTATTAACAACTGCACAGGCTCAAACAGAGTTGCAAGCTTTTCTTTTTATCCTCATTTTTGGAGCAGGAACAATTATTGGAATGCTTCTCTTTACTACTGTTCTTGGGTTGCCCTTTTTAATCACTTCTCATGCTCAAAAGAAAATACACTTAAATCTTATAAGGATCTCTTCAGTTGCAAGTGTACTATATGGGATTTATTATATTTTTGAGGTTGGCAGTGATTTATTCCTTTAG